A stretch of the Alnus glutinosa chromosome 6, dhAlnGlut1.1, whole genome shotgun sequence genome encodes the following:
- the LOC133871535 gene encoding uncharacterized protein LOC133871535 translates to MPPRRRPLCDSNRVPHPKENGEEDLPPPPPPPPFNDGIHPALIQLIADTTRHLAEAISRIPRPNERAEPIGCSLRDFASYHFRTFEGTEGSTVAEAWLTDIDVLYTTLGCKDEQKVQYIVLQLTGEAKRWWTTRKVLLGGGTVITWEMFMEEYNRRFFPRSHRQLQAIEFQNLVQGDLTVEQYSSRFMELAQFTANRIPDEETKAERFENGLNPRIRESDLSGNKGIRQIGRSCVSS, encoded by the coding sequence ATGCCTCCTAGACGCCGTCCCCTCTGTGACTCTAATCGTGTCCCTCATCCTAAAGAAAATGGTGAGGAAGATCTGCCACCCccacctccaccgccaccaTTCAATGATGGCATACACCCAGCTTTAATACAACTTATAGCTGACACCACTAGGCATCTGGCCGAAGCAATATCACGAATTCCGCGACCCAATGAACGAGCCGAACCCATAGGTTGTTCATTACGCGATTTTGCTAGCTATCACTTTCGAACTTTTGAAGGAACGGAAGGGTCGACTGTTGCAGAAGCTTGGCTCACAGATATAGATGTACTGTACACTACCCTCGGTTGTAAAGATGAGCAGAAGGTTCAGTACATTGTACTGCAGCTGACGGGTGAAGCTAAGAGATGGTGGACTACAAGGAAGGTGCTACTTGGAGGAGGAACAGTAATTACTTGGGAGATGTTTATGGAAGAGTACAATCGACGTTTTTTCCCTCGATCTCATAGGCAACTACAAGCGATAGAATTCCAAAATCTAGTCCAAGGTGACCTGACTGTAGAGCAATATTCCTCCCGATTCATGGAGCTAGCTCAGTTCACAGCCAATCGTATCCCTGACGAAGAAACGAAAGCGGAACGATTCGAGAATGGCCTCAACCCTCGTATCAGGGAGAGTGATTTGTCTGGAAATAAAGGAATACGCCAGATTGGTAGAAGTTGCGTCTCTAGCTGA